The following proteins are co-located in the Triticum aestivum cultivar Chinese Spring chromosome 1A, IWGSC CS RefSeq v2.1, whole genome shotgun sequence genome:
- the LOC123181153 gene encoding endoglucanase 15, with protein sequence MARNSSGAHVAAAIFGLMVVASMASLASGHDYAMALKKSLLYFEAQRSGALPPDQRVTWRASSGLFDGKANGVDLVGGYYDAGDNVKFGLPMAFTVTMMSWSILEYGKQMAASGELKNAMDAVKWGTDYFIKAHPEPDVLYGEVGDGDTDHTCWQRPEDMTTSRQAFRVDPQNPGSDLAGETAAAMAAASMVFRTTYPGYANLLLEHSKQLFEFADKYRGKYDASITVARNYYGSFSGYGDELLWAAAWLFEATEEPFYLEYLARNGDALGGTGWSINQFGWDVKYPGVQVLAAKFLLQGRAGEHAEALQRYRQNAEFFVCSCVGKGAVNVPRTPGGVMYHQRWNNLQFVTSASFLLTVYADYATVTGRGAVRCPAGAAQPFEILAFVKSQVNYILGDNPRATSYMVGYGQNYPRQVHHRGASIVSVRTDPSFVSCQEGYASWYNKQAVNPNTLDGAIVGGPDEYDDFADERNNYEQTEAATYNSAPLLGVLARLAGACGGLDEYQSLPQVAAANRTSRPAHRRHPHLEIEQNVTRTWAIRRRTYHRYSVTVTNRSRKTVRGLHLGVSELDGRLWGLDKARYGYVVPRRWLRALRPGRSVRFGYVQPGPPANVWVTGYKLV encoded by the exons ATGGCCAGGAACAGTAGTGGCGCTCATGTTGCCGCTGCAATCTTCGGTCTCATGGTAGTCGCGTCAATGGCGAGCCTTGCTTCTGGACATGACTATGCCATGGCGTTGAAGAAGAGCCTCCTCTACTTCGAGGCGCAGAGGTCCGGCGCGCTCCCTCCTGACCAGAGGGTCACCTGGAGAGCCAGCTCCGGCCTCTTTGACGGGAAGGCCAACGGG GTTGATCTTGTGGGAGGCTACTACGACGCAGGGGACAACGTCAAGTTCGGGCTGCCCATGGCGTTCACGGTGACCATGATGTCCTGGAGCATCCTCGAGTACGGCAAGCAGATGGCCGCCTCCGGCGAGCTCAAGAACGCCATGGACGCCGTCAAGTGGGGCACGGACTACTTCATCAAGGCGCACCCCGAGCCCGACGTGCTGTACGGCGAGGTTGGCGACGGCGACACGGATCACACCTGCTGGCAGCGGCCCGAGGACATGACGACCAGCCGCCAGGCGTTCCGCGTTGATCCTCAGAATCCCGGGTCGGACCTGGCCGGAGAGACGGCCGCGGCAATGGCCGCCGCGTCGATGGTCTTCCGCACCACTTATCCGGGCTACGCCAACCTGCTCCTAGAACATTCTAAGCAG CTGTTCGAATTCGCCGACAAGTACCGGGGGAAGTACGATGCCAGCATCACCGTGGCGCGGAATTACTACGGGTCATTCAGCGGATACGGG GATGAGCTGCTATGGGCGGCGGCGTGGCTGTTCGAGGCCACGGAGGAGCCGTTCTACCTCGAGTACCTCGCGCGCAACGGCGACGCCCTGGGCGGCACGGGCTGGTCCATCAACCAGTTCGGCTGGGACGTCAAGTACCCCGGCGTGCAAGTGCTGGCAGCCAAG TTCCTGCTTCAGGGCAGAGCCGGGGAGCACGCGGAGGCGCTGCAAAGGTACCGGCAGAACGCCGAGTTCTTCGTGTGCTCGTGCGTCGGCAAGGGTGCCGTCAACGTCCCGAGGACCCCCGGCGGCGTCATGTACCACCAGAGGTGGAACAACCTCCAGTTCGTCACCAGCGCCTCCTTCCTGCTCACCGTGTACGCCGACTACGCCACGGTGACCGGCAGGGGCGCCGTGCGCTGCCCCGCCGGTGCCGCACAGCCCTTCGAGATCCTCGCGTTCGTCAAGTCTCAG GTGAACTACATCCTTGGCGACAACCCGAGGGCGACGAGCTACATGGTCGGGTACGGGCAGAACTACCCGCGGCAGGTGCACCACCGGGGCGCCTCCATCGTGTCGGTGAGGACGGACCCGTCCTTCGTGAGCTGCCAGGAGGGCTACGCGAGCTGGTACAACAAGCAGGCCGTGAACCCCAACACCCTCGACGGCGCCATCGTCGGGGGCCCCGACGAGTACGACGACTTCGCCGACGAGAGGAACAACTACGAGCAGACGGAGGCGGCCACCTACAACAGCGCGCCACTGCTCGGCGTCCTCGCCCGCCTCGCCGGCGCCTGTGGCGGGCTGGACGAGTACCAGTCGCTCCCGCAGGTGGCTGCTGCAAACCGCACGTCACGGCCGGCTCATCGTCGGCATCCTCACCTTGAGATCGAGCAGAACGTGACGAGGACCTGGGCGATCAGGCGCAGGACCTACCACAGGTACTCGGTGACGGTGACCAACAGGTCCCGGAAGACGGTGCGGGGGCTCCACCTGGGCGTCTCGGAGCTCGACGGCCGGCTCTGGGGCCTCGACAAGGCGCGGTACGGGTACGTTGTTCCCCGGAGGTGGCTGCGGGCGCTGCGCCCCGGGAGGAGCGTCAGGTTTGGGTACGTGCAGCCCGGCCCTCCGGCCAACGTGTGGGTCACTGGATACAAGCTGGTGTGA